Proteins from one Camelina sativa cultivar DH55 chromosome 8, Cs, whole genome shotgun sequence genomic window:
- the LOC104707925 gene encoding two-pore potassium channel 5-like: protein MDHHHQPLISPQSRFRLEPIPENPNSSSSSSAAVTTIPRSISNTSFFHEISQERLLHLQDLEESVQNDDEDQDEEDRDQEETDRFYSNYTRPLHRCRTAPAMVIIKDLRPNKTQETKKPSPISKSIIKQALLLLIIYLTLGVSIYSFNRDHYSGIETHPVVDALYFCIVTMCTIGYGDIAPLTPWTKIFAVVFVLFGFGFLDILLSGVVNYVLDLQESMILTGIQTNQQQQHHHRFSAKDYIIDFEKGRMRIRMKVGLALCVVVLCIGVGALVLHFVEDLGFVDSVYLSVMSVTTVGYGDRAFKTLEGRLFAAVWLLVSTLAVARAFLYLAEARIDRRHRKAVKLALNREITVEDLLTADTYQHGFISKSEYIVLKLKEMGKITDKDINQVVIQFDKLDSNNLGKITLPDLLRGPL from the exons cGCCGTCACAACAATCCCTCGCTCTATCTCAAACACTTCCTTCTTCCACGAGATTTCTCAAGaacgtcttcttcatcttcaagacCTCGAAGAATCCGTACAAAACGACGACGAAGaccaagacgaagaagacagaGACCAAGAAGAAACAGATCGGTTCTACTCCAATTATACAAGACCACTTCACAGATGTCGTACAGCTCCAGCTATGGTAATAATCAAAGACTTGAGACCAAACAAaacccaagaaacaaagaaaccatCACCAATCTCAAAATCAATCATCAAACAAGCTCTGTTATTGCTGATCATCTACTTAACCTTAGGGGTTTCAATCTACTCCTTCAACAGAGACCACTACTCAGGGATCGAGACTCATCCCGTTGTCGACGCTCTCTATTTCTGTATCGTCACTATGTGCACGATCGGTTACGGTGACATCGCCCCGTTGACCCCATGGACTAAGATCTTCGCCGTTGTCTTCGTTCTCTTCGGATTCGGGTTCTTGGATATACTTCTGAGCGGTGTTGTCAACTACGTTTTGGATCTTCAAGAGAGTATGATCCTAACCGGAATCCAAAccaaccagcagcagcagcatcacCATCGCTTCTCTGCTAAAGATTACATCATCGATTTCGAGAAAGGGAGGATGAGGATAAGGATGAAGGTTGGTTTAGCGCTATGCGTCGTCGTTTTGTGTATCGGCGTTGGTGCTTTGGTTTTGCATTTCGTTGAGGATTTGGGTTTCGTTGATTCGGTTTATCTCTCGGTTATGTCGGTTACTACGGTTGGGTACGGTGATCGGGCTTTTAAGACGCTTGAAGGGAGGCTTTTCGCCGCGGTTTGGCTTCTTGTTTCCACTCTTGCGGTGGCGCGTGCGTTTTTGTATCTGGCGGAGGCGAGGATTGATCGGCGGCATCGGAAAGCTGTTAAATTGGCTTTGAATAGAGAGATCACCGTTGAGGATTTGCTCACTGCTGACACTTATCAACATGGTTTCATCAG TAAATCAGAGTATATAGTGTTGAAGCTTAAGGAGATGGGGAAGATCACTGATAAAGACATTAACCAGGTTGTGATTCAGTTTGATAAACTTGATTCCAATAATTTGGGCAAAATCACTTTACCTGATCTTTTGAGGGGTCCTTTGTGA
- the LOC104707924 gene encoding S-adenosylmethionine synthase: protein METFLFTSESVNEGHPDKLCDQISDAVLDACLEQDPDSKVACETCTKTNMVMVFGEITTKATVDYEKIVRDTCRAIGFISDDVGLDADKCKVLVNIEQQSPDIAQGVHGHFTKRPEDIGAGDQGHMFGYATDETPELMPLSHVLATKIGARLTEVRKNGTCRWLRPDGKTQVTVEYYNDNGAMVPVRVHTVLISTQHDETVTNDEIARDLKEHVIKPIIPEKYLDDKTIFHLNPSGRFVIGGPHGDAGLTGRKIIIDTYGGWGAHGGGAFSGKDPTKVDRSGAYIVRQAAKSVVANGMARRALVQVSYAIGVPEPLSVFVDTYGTGLIPDKEILKIVKETFDFRPGMMTINLDLKRGGNGRFLKTAAYGHFGRDDPDFTWEVVKPLKWDKPQA, encoded by the coding sequence ATGGAGACTTTCCTATTCACATCCGAGTCTGTGAACGAAGGACACCCAGACAAACTTTGCGATCAGATCTCTGATGCAGTTCTCGATGCCTGCCTTGAGCAAGACCCTGACAGCAAAGTTGCTTGCGAGACATGCACCAAGACCAACATGGTCATGGTCTTTGGTGAGATCACTACCAAGGCTACAGTCGACTATGAGAAGATCGTCCGTGACACTTGCCGCGCCATTGGATTCATCTCTGATGATGTTGGTCTCGATGCTGACAAATGCAAGGTTCTTGTCAACATCGAACAACAGAGCCCAGACATTGCTCAAGGTGTTCACGGTCACTTCACCAAGCGTCCAGAAGACATTGGAGCTGGAGACCAAGGACACATGTTTGGTTATGCCACTGACGAAACCCCTGAGCTCATGCCTTTGAGCCATGTCCTTGCTACCAAGATCGGTGCTCGTCTCACAGAAGTCAGAAAGAATGGAACTTGCCGTTGGTTAAGACCAGATGGCAAGACCCAAGTCACTGTTGAGTACTACAACGACAACGGAGCTATGGTTCCAGTCCGTGTCCACACCGTCCTTATCTCAACCCAGCACGATGAAACTGTGACCAATGACGAAATCGCTCGTGACCTCAAGGAGCACGTGATCAAACCAATCATCCCAGAGAAGTACCTCGATGACAAAACCATCTTCCACCTCAACCCATCAGGCAGGTTTGTGATCGGTGGACCACATGGTGACGCTGGTTTGACTGGACGTAAGATCATCATCGACACTTACGGTGGATGGGGAGCTCACGGAGGAGGTGCTTTCTCAGGCAAAGACCCAACCAAAGTCGACAGAAGTGGAGCTTACATTGTGAGGCAGGCAGCAAAGAGTGTGGTGGCTAATGGAATGGCTCGTAGAGCTCTTGTCCAGGTCTCATACGCCATTGGAGTCCCTGAGCCATTGTCTGTGTTCGTTGACACTTACGGAACAGGGTTGATTCCAGACAAGGAGATATTGAAGATCGTGAAAGAGACCTTCGACTTCAGGCCAGGAATGATGACCATTAACTTGGACTTGAAGAGAGGAGGAAATGGAAGGTTTTTGAAAACGGCGGCGTATGGACATTTCGGAAGAGACGACCCTGATTTCACCTGGGAGGTCGTGAAGCCACTCAAGTGGGACAAACCTCAAGCTTAA